TTTGCCGAGTTGGTGAAAGTCATGAACGATCACCAAATTGAGTTGGGCAAAGCATTGCAACCGGGCAAACTATATGGTGAGCTGCATATTGATTGTCACAATCGCGTAGCGCAGGTGCTGAGTGACTTTGGTATTGTTAAGCTTGATGCTCAGGCTATCGTCGAAAAGGGTATTACTTCTACTTTCTTCCCTCATGGTCTTGGCCACCATATCGGTCTTCAAGTACACGACATGGGCGGATTTATGGCTGATGAAGCTGGTACGCACCAAGCGCCACCAGAAGGTCACCCGTTCTTGCGTTGTACTCGTAAGATAGAGGCTAATCAGGTGTTTACTATTGAGCCTGGATTATACTTCATTGATTCATTGCTGGAAGATTTGGCGCAAACAGATAACAAACAGTATATCAATTGGGATAAAATTGATGCGCTGAAGCCTTACGGTGGTATCCGTATTGAAGATAACATTATTGTGCATGAAGATAGACTAGAAAATATGACGCGAGATTTCGGTCTCGAGTAAGCGGATTTCTAGCGTTAAAAGCAAGTATATTTGGGGGCCGATTGGCTCCCTTTTAGTTTGGAACATTATGTCTGAATATTTCATTCCGAGTGAATCAATTAGTCATCACGAGGAAATTAAGAAAAGTACGTTTATCGTGCATTTGGCCCATACGCCAACCATTGAGGATGCGAAAGCGTTTATTAAACAGATTAATGAGGCGTATCCCGACGCAAGGCACAATTGTTGGGCACATATAGCTGGGCCCCCAGGTGGCAGTCATGTGTTAGGGTTTTCTGATGATGGGGAGCCTAACGGGACGGCTGGTAAGCCAATGCTAAATGTGCTGATGGGATCGGGAATTGGTGAGATAACTGCGGTGACGACGCGTTATTTCGGTGGTATAAAGCTCGGCACTGGGGATTGGTCAGAGCCTATGGTGGCACGCTTAATAACGCGCTAGCACAGCTAAGTACCACTAAAAAAGTGCCTGCTTCTATTATTGTTGGCCAGAGTGATTACCATCTTCAAGGTATGATAGAGCAGCTATTACAAAGTCAGTTTACAGTGCTAAATTTAGATAAAGAATACGCTGCTAATATTACCTGGCAAATAGCAGTAGATAGTCGTGAAACACAACAAATCATTGATGCTATTTATGAATTAACCAATGGTGTTGTATTATTTAAGCAACTCAAGGAGTAGGATCTACTTCTTTACATTCACTAATTAACCTCTGGTTAAATAACAAAAAGCGCAGCGTACAAAATGCAATTTCGTACCATAATAAAAATACTCGGGCAGTTGGTCGCTCTATTTAGTATCACTATGGTGCCACCAGCCATTGTATCTTTGATATACAAAGATGGTGGTGGTGTACCTTTTGTTTTAGCTTTTATTTTTAGTGTGCTAATGGGCCTATTTGCTTACTACCCAAACCGCAAGGAAAACGGCGATCTTAAAGCAAGAGAGGGCTTCTTAATCGTCGTCTTATTCTGGCTGGTACTGGGGTCGTTTGCATCATTACCGCTCATTTTCTTAGATAAACCGAATCTATCCCTCGCAGATGCTGTTTTTGAAGCTTTTTCTGGGCTGACAACTACGGGAGCAACGGTATTGACGGGCATAGAGCATTTACCTAAAGCGGTATTGTTCTATCGCCAACAGTTGCAGTGGCTCGGTGGTATGGGGATCATCGTATTGGCCGTTGCTGTTCTCCCTATGCTTGGGGTTGGTGGCATGCAGTTATATCGCGCTGAAACACCAGGTCCAGTTAAAGACTCGAAGATGACACCGCGCATTGCCGATACGGCCAAGCACCTATGGTATATCTATGTGTCTTTAACGGCCGCATGTACAGTGGCTTACTGGATAGCGGGAATGAATTGGTTTGATGCAATTTGTCATGCGTTTGCTACGATAGCCATCGGTGGCTTCTCAACCTATGATGCTTCAATGGGTTACTTTGATAACCCATTTATCAACGTTATTTGTGTCGTCTTCTTGTTGATTGCTGCTATTAACTTCTCGCTACATTATGCTGCTGTATCGAGCCGTAATATTAAAGCCTATTTGCGAGATCCTGAGTTTAAAGTCTTTCTGTTTATTCAGTTAGCGCTAGTGGTGATTTGTTTCGCGGTATTGTCATCAAACGATGTCTATGAAACAGGTGATGAGACCTTAGATCAAGCGATGTTTCAGGCTGTTTCAATTAGCACCACCGCAGGCTTTGCGACTGATAGTTTTTCAACGTGGCCGCTGTTTTTACCTATTCTCTTGATTTTCTCTAGTTTCATTGGGGGTTGTGCGGGCTCTACAGGGGGGGGGATGAAGGTTGTACGTGTCTTCTTGCTTTATTTGCAGGGGATCCGTGAGCTTAATCGTTTAGTGCATCCGCGTGCTATATACTCAATAAAATTAGGCCGCAAGGCGTTGCCAGATAAAGTGGTGGAAGCGGTATGGGGCTTTTTCTCAGCTTATGCGCTGGTGTTTGTGATTATTATGATTGCATTGCTGGGGACGGGACTCGATAACATTACTGCATTTTCAGCAACTGCGGCTTGTCTAAACAACCTAGGTCCTGGGTTGGGAGACGTTGCGGCCCATTATGGCGATATTAGTGATGCCGCAAAGTGGATCCTTACGCTTGCTATGGTCTTTGGTCGCTTAGAAATCTTCACGCTGTTGGTCCTATTTACTCCCACCTTCTGGCGTGGTTAGTCACGCCTATTCAAGTGGGCTTATGTTGATGAAAGCCCACTAATAACAACCAAAGGAAATTTCTCCTCTTTGAGTGTGACAAGTTGTCATCTTATTTTTGAACTTCGCAAAGAAAAAGTTAATAAAAATTTCAAAAACTCGGATTTTCGGGCTTTTCAAGTGTCAGTATTTTTACAACGATTTAACTTGGAGGCGACGATATTGCTTGCCACACGCTTTTCAGACAAAGGATTTAAAGTGATAAAGGGATTTGCTGCTAGCCATGAGCTGGATCTAGGCATGCAGCTTATAGAACAAAGCGTAATGCAGTTGAATAGCTTAATCGATGAAGTCGGTTACTTGCAACACAACAAGCCTATATTAGGAAGTGCTCAATCATACGACTTATTCCATCAAATTGGCTGTGAGAGCGGTATACGATTTGTTGTTCAAGTGATTTCAGAAAATGAGCTTTGGCAAAAACGCCAGATACCAGCGATTGTCGATGATTTTGAGACTGAGGGAGTGGGCTGCTTATTCAAGCATGATGTCTCGGGTATATTATTTGTTGCTAAGCGTAACAGTGAGCCAATGATGTTGTTTATAGCTGATGAAGAGCTTGGCATGCCACAAAGCTCTCTTGAAGTACAAAGCAGAATGATGACCCTAAGAGACGGCGCGGTAATGCTCAAAAGTCACTTCCTAGTGAAATAGGTGACCCTTTTTTAGGTATTGTTGGTAGTCGAAGCGTTGTAATTAATTTGAATTCAGTTTTAAATGGCCTTCCGCTAAAACTGCTACAATAAAAATGTAGTAGAGTTAACTCAGGAAGGGTTGGATCCATGTTAAACACTCAGGAGGTTGGGCAAGATACTTTGCTCACCGCTATCAGCGCTGGAAGTATTGTTGATTTAGAAATTTGTTTACCGGCAAATAGCAAAAGAGTAAAAACAGAATATGTCGGTATGCTCCAAGGGGCGTTTTTAATTCTTAACCATCCCAACCCTAAGCGATTAGGCGCGGCGCTGGACTTTGTGATGGAAGGGACTTCGGTTATCGTCCGAGCTTTGCTCGAAAATGGCGATGGCCAAGTCATTGCATTCAAATCGCAAATTAAAGCGGTCTCAGTCCATCCCGCGCGGCTTATTTTTCTTTACTTACCCAATAAAGTACAAACTTACAAACTTCGCTCGCAAAACCGGGTGCCAACCTTAATCCCCGCAAAGTTTCACTGTCATGGTATTAAAGATGTTGGGGTAATAAAAGACATCTCACTTGCTGGATTACAGCTAGATTTAACATCGATTGATGCCGAGCACATGGAAGAGGGATTAAAATGTGAGGTTTTCATTGAAGGAAAGGAAGGGAATCAGATCACGCTAGAGGGGGATATTCGGCGCATAAAAAGTTATGAAAAAATCGTCTCTTTGGGTATTCACTTAACCTCAGATCCAGACATAATCCGTAGCGTATTGAAAGATTACCTAATCGATTTATCTATTTTTCAAGACCAACAAGATAACTAGCGAATATGGCGCTTTACACCATTTGGATTAAGAAAATGAGCTAATTCCCCTTCAAGTTGATTGAGGAACTAATTCAATTGGCATTAAACAAATAAAGCGCTTACCTGGAAGAGTTTTTCTACAACACCGATTTGCTTTTTGTCGATCAGGAACATAATCACATGGTCGCCAGAGAGAATAATGGTATCGTCATGAGCGATCAGTACATCTTCATCACGGACAATCGCTCCGATAGTCGCACCCGGTGGTAATTTGATCTCTCGAATTGCACGACCGACAACCTTAGAGGTGTTTTCATCACCATGTGCGACGGCTTCAATTGCCTCTGCGGCACCTTTACGCAATGAATAAACGTTAACGATATCACCACGGCGAACATGGGTTAGCAGCGCTGAGATAGTCGCCTGCTGCGGTGAGATGGCAATATCAATGTCGCCACCTTGCACGAGGTCAACGTAGGCACCACGTTGAATAAGCGCCATGGTTTTTTGCACGCCCATTCGCTTTGCAAGCATCGCGGCCATAATATTGGCTTCGTCGTCGTTAGTGACTGCGATGAATACGTCTACTTGTTCAATATGCTCTTCTGATAACAACTCTTGGTCTGATGCATCGCCACAAAACACCACTGTATTATCGAGCATTTCAGACAATTGCGTGGCACGAGCTTGATTACGTTCAATGAGCTTGACGCTATGATTCTTGTCTAATGAACTGGCCAGTCCCGCACCTATGTTACCGCCACCGGCAATCATAATTTTCTTGTAAGAGCGTTCAAGCTTTTGCAACTCGTTCATGACGGCGCGAATATGCTTAGTTGCGGCGATAAAGAACACTTCATCATCGGCTTCAATTACGGTGGTGCCGAGTGGCTTGATGGCTTTACCTTGACGATAAATAGCGGCAACGCGGGTATCGACGTTTGGAATATGCTCTTTCAATGCAGAAAGTGCATAGCCAACAAGTAAACCACCGTAATAAGCTTTAACCGCAACGAGTGATAGCATGCCCTCAGCAAATTGCAGCACCTGCAGAGCGCCAGGATAATCTATCAACCTACGGATGTATTGAGTGACTAGCTGCTCTGGTGCGATGTAATGGTCGACTGGTAGGTCGTCATTGTGAAACAGCTTTTCTTTGTACTTTAAGTATTGCTCAGAGCGGATCCGAGCAATTTTGGTCGGCGTATTGAAAATACTATAGGCAACCTGACACGCAATCATATTGACTTCATCCGAGCTGGTTACGGCGATTATCATGTCGGCGTCTTCAGCACCTGCTTGGCGTAAGATCTCAGGGTGAGCACTGTGGCCAGTGACGCCCTGTAGATCGTATTTGTCTTGCAGCTCTCTTAAGCGCTCGCCATCGATGTCG
The sequence above is a segment of the Pseudoalteromonas piscicida genome. Coding sequences within it:
- the trkA gene encoding Trk system potassium transporter TrkA produces the protein MKIIILGAGQVGGTLAENLVGEENEITVVDIDGERLRELQDKYDLQGVTGHSAHPEILRQAGAEDADMIIAVTSSDEVNMIACQVAYSIFNTPTKIARIRSEQYLKYKEKLFHNDDLPVDHYIAPEQLVTQYIRRLIDYPGALQVLQFAEGMLSLVAVKAYYGGLLVGYALSALKEHIPNVDTRVAAIYRQGKAIKPLGTTVIEADDEVFFIAATKHIRAVMNELQKLERSYKKIMIAGGGNIGAGLASSLDKNHSVKLIERNQARATQLSEMLDNTVVFCGDASDQELLSEEHIEQVDVFIAVTNDDEANIMAAMLAKRMGVQKTMALIQRGAYVDLVQGGDIDIAISPQQATISALLTHVRRGDIVNVYSLRKGAAEAIEAVAHGDENTSKVVGRAIREIKLPPGATIGAIVRDEDVLIAHDDTIILSGDHVIMFLIDKKQIGVVEKLFQVSALFV
- a CDS encoding TrkH family potassium uptake protein, which translates into the protein MQFRTIIKILGQLVALFSITMVPPAIVSLIYKDGGGVPFVLAFIFSVLMGLFAYYPNRKENGDLKAREGFLIVVLFWLVLGSFASLPLIFLDKPNLSLADAVFEAFSGLTTTGATVLTGIEHLPKAVLFYRQQLQWLGGMGIIVLAVAVLPMLGVGGMQLYRAETPGPVKDSKMTPRIADTAKHLWYIYVSLTAACTVAYWIAGMNWFDAICHAFATIAIGGFSTYDASMGYFDNPFINVICVVFLLIAAINFSLHYAAVSSRNIKAYLRDPEFKVFLFIQLALVVICFAVLSSNDVYETGDETLDQAMFQAVSISTTAGFATDSFSTWPLFLPILLIFSSFIGGCAGSTGGGMKVVRVFLLYLQGIRELNRLVHPRAIYSIKLGRKALPDKVVEAVWGFFSAYALVFVIIMIALLGTGLDNITAFSATAACLNNLGPGLGDVAAHYGDISDAAKWILTLAMVFGRLEIFTLLVLFTPTFWRG
- a CDS encoding flagellar brake domain-containing protein gives rise to the protein MLNTQEVGQDTLLTAISAGSIVDLEICLPANSKRVKTEYVGMLQGAFLILNHPNPKRLGAALDFVMEGTSVIVRALLENGDGQVIAFKSQIKAVSVHPARLIFLYLPNKVQTYKLRSQNRVPTLIPAKFHCHGIKDVGVIKDISLAGLQLDLTSIDAEHMEEGLKCEVFIEGKEGNQITLEGDIRRIKSYEKIVSLGIHLTSDPDIIRSVLKDYLIDLSIFQDQQDN